The DNA window GATGCAATGACCGCCGCCACGCCTCTTTCCTGCTTTTTTTCAGGTTCAGTCCATGCTTCCTGTATTGACTGAACAGTCTGCGGAGGAACCGCTGCTACATCTGTCTTCTGTGCTTCGTCGAACTGCTTCAGTGCGATCCTGTTTCCAGGATCCAACTTCAGTGCACGTTCAGCGTAAGCGCCCGCTTCCTTCCTCCTGCCCTTTCTGTTGTAAAGGGCGGCAATGACTCCAAGGACATCCGCCTCTTCTCTGATGGCATTATATCGTTCAAGGTAATCCAGAGCCGCATCGCTTCCCATTTCCGCCAATATCAGGCCCTTGAGCCTGATCGCTCTTTCGTCGGAAGGGTTGGCTGAGAGAATGGCATCCAGCGCATCCAGTGCCTTGGCCGTGTCGTGCAGGTTATAGTGTGCCAGCGAAAGGTTTCGAAGTATTCCGGGGTCTCTACCAAACTTCGATATTGCAGCCTCGTAAGCAACGACCGCTTCGGCAAGTCTCCCGGATTGCTGCAGCGCCGCTCCTCTGTTCTGCAGCGCAGTCCTGTGCGAGGGATTCAATTTAAGTATCCTGTCGTAACATTCGAGTTCGCCAGTATAATCTCCAAGACGGTACAGCGCTTCGGCTCTGCCTGCCAGATTCTCCGTATTTGTCGGACCGTAACGGACCGCTTCAGAAAAGGCAGCCGCAGCATCAGCCGTCTTCCCCTTCTTGAGAAGTATGTTGCCACGGAGTCTGTGAAGCTCGTCTGCACCAGGCCTGATCGTCAGGAGAAGATTTACAGTGCTTGCGGCCTCGTCCAAATCACCGGCATCGTATCTCTGTCTGGCATATCTCAGCATGTCGCTGTATCTTCTCTTCTCCTCAATCAGTCCGGGCGACATTCTTTCTGGAGCGTTCATGTTCTGCAGCTCATCATTGAATACGGACGTTCTGGATGCCATCCTGGTAAAGTCATCGCCTGTGACGACCGCCATTACGTTTCCATTGCCGGCTTCCATCGCGATGTGCTCGTGTGAAAGTATGATCACGACACCGCCTGCCTTCTCAATCGCCTTTGCTGCTGCGGATACGCCCCGTCCTCCAGCGCTCACCCCGGGCAGCGTGCAGAGTGCCGTGCATTCCCTCCCTTTCACCGTTCCCTTCAGCAGAAGCATTTCCTTTGAAAGCTCCCTGCCAGAAATCTTCATGCCGAGTTTTTCTGCGAGCATCGAGCAAAGTTCGGAGTATTTGTCAAATGTCAGGCTGTCCAGTACTATCTTCCCTTTTTCAAGCGCATTTCCGGATTTGCCCGGAGACATCGTGCTCATTGTACTGCACCTCCTGTGCTGAGAAGCGAAGCGAAGTATTTCCTGTCTTTTCTCTTTCCTAGCTTCGCTGATATCGAAATGCCTGCCCTGACGATCTTCACATCTTCGCTGTCCTCGCGGGCCGCTTCCTTCAGCAATTGAATCGCATATTCCCTCTTCCCCATTGCCTCCAGAATGGACGCCCTCACTCTTGCCACGGAGGGCCAGAGTTCCACTGCATTTTTCAGAAGTTCCTCGGACTCAGTATTCCTGCCATTTGCCGAAAGGAGCAATGCCTTTCTCACAGTTGATGTAACGTTCAGTCCGTTGAGCTGAAGTGATCGGTCGTAAGCCTCCATCGCGCTGTCATCTGTACCCTTCTGCTCCATCGCCATCCCATAGTCTGCCCACATTGCGTCAGTCCAGTCGTGTTCAGGCAGCACTGAGAGGCACTGTATGGCTGCGCCCCACATGTCAAGCTGCAGGTAAATCCTCGAAAGAAGTTCGGCTCCCGCAGCCATATTCTTCACCTTCCCTCTCTGCTCATCGAGTTCATCGGCCCCGTCTGTAAGCCCGTACTGTCTGCAGATGTTCATCTTCAGCAGAAACGCCGCTGATGAGCCAGTCTGCTCCATCTCATCATCTGCGAGCTGTATGGCAGAGCCCCATTTCCCGTTCTTCCACGCAAATACCGCCTGCGCGAGGCGA is part of the Candidatus Sysuiplasma acidicola genome and encodes:
- a CDS encoding tetratricopeptide repeat protein; the encoded protein is MSTMSPGKSGNALEKGKIVLDSLTFDKYSELCSMLAEKLGMKISGRELSKEMLLLKGTVKGRECTALCTLPGVSAGGRGVSAAAKAIEKAGGVVIILSHEHIAMEAGNGNVMAVVTGDDFTRMASRTSVFNDELQNMNAPERMSPGLIEEKRRYSDMLRYARQRYDAGDLDEAASTVNLLLTIRPGADELHRLRGNILLKKGKTADAAAAFSEAVRYGPTNTENLAGRAEALYRLGDYTGELECYDRILKLNPSHRTALQNRGAALQQSGRLAEAVVAYEAAISKFGRDPGILRNLSLAHYNLHDTAKALDALDAILSANPSDERAIRLKGLILAEMGSDAALDYLERYNAIREEADVLGVIAALYNRKGRRKEAGAYAERALKLDPGNRIALKQFDEAQKTDVAAVPPQTVQSIQEAWTEPEKKQERGVAAVIASHLTEQPRAHDSVAVRSVLDAEQIADIVEKEFRSPEAIYDALRLLQAIGTQQANGAIDILLDRIMRRDGYRPDTGIMKIAEGRAFEKGDFSRSAELGRKIIAEGNDREAACRLLSSLIERYAFDDAKTLVEELDGPIGLDLRAALLAMDGRTGKAMRLLSVREGNSTSAGDNNAGALIMMREGTGEAVNHYTTLQERSAAGGINRAVALYLRGDRALASELLSREPARMWQHPFNLGYMFLENGKTEEAIGELTRAAAMGRDADALNVLGVALAHAGKNNEAKKRFEEALSIDGRHREAKRNLRHIERVLRH